One Cryptococcus neoformans var. neoformans B-3501A chromosome 10, whole genome shotgun sequence DNA window includes the following coding sequences:
- a CDS encoding hypothetical protein (HMMPfam hit to DEAD, DEAD/DEAH box helicase, score: 184.1, E(): 2.7e-52; HMMPfam hit to Helicase_C, Helicase conserved C-terminal domain, score: 76.5, E(): 6.7e-20), which produces MADDIELNFAVPASGLVRQVAPKKGGRWTDRVRAKREARDAFKSMKANHLTVQNPSMPTVSASELVPKPAVIKPAPTSASVSRHPQPKSQVVAPPRFTNATAGPSRPAPSPQAASSNVPKSASIPAPATIKHRTSLPTNAFERPPLPPQAGPSRPHPAEKLKTPQFISSLFTSAPLPGVKSSVAPEISTGAPSNAPVDTTTFQGLGLNKLLINHLKGKMGVEKPTGIQRNCLPYMLSSPLNPDKKAGDEGPKEEPLRDVLIQAQTGSGKTLSYLLPIVQTLLPLSRLSYIDRSIGTLAIILAPTRELAQQISKVLEQLLHMSFAASKEGSDDEDEDDRPFTRWLVSGLLTGGSTRTHEKAKLRKGVPILVSTPGRLLDHLQNTMSFQCAKTMFLVLDEADRLMDLGFEETIQGIIKALEGRRRNEINIEKEMDKEGGGTMRWPFWDRGRLNVLCSATVDAKVERLAGAALRDPVLFRSEKDEAEAKKKAEGKDDAVIKALNEAQAIVIPQESEEKFTPPSQLSQKYVVLPTKLRLVALVALLRSLISSVAKGISVSNGTKVIVFLSSTDAVDFHWKLLGGVQMGQQGQQADGEKEEDEEEEGESVEERESDGESKAKKSKRKAKSKSTDDIVSLASPLFPNTTLHRLHGSLPLRTRLASLKAFATSSSQPSVLFATSVASRGLDLPLVRAVVQYDLPTEGGANEYVHRVGRTARAGKGGEAWAFVSPSEEGWVKWIEGKMGAAEGKSGVNLGQVGVEDVLRKGFGGKSYEYEARATDVQLSFENWVLASEQNAALARKAFASFVRAYSTHPLEEKQFFHTKLLHLGHLAKSFALREAPAQLASALSAGKSKRPKSKAASSATHPGKRKRDEDEDEMEERGGKELTARNETERRMYEAVRKQGRTIKSGGKLGEFSGKGQNKGQKAAATGGEFHIVNTGELERLVARRK; this is translated from the exons ATGGCTGACGATATCGAGCTCAACTTTGCTGTACCAGCATCAGGTCTCGTGAGGCAAGTAGCCCCGAAGAaaggtggaagatggacTGACAG AGTGAGGGCGAAGAGAGAAGCAAGGGATGCCTTCAAAAGCATGAAAGCGAACCATTTAACAGTACAGAATCCCTCTATGCCTACTGTTTCCGCGTCCGAACTTGTTCCCAAACCGGCCGTAATAAAGCCTGCCCCTACATCTGCATCCGTATCTCGACATCCGCAACCGAAGTCCCAGGTAGTCGCACCACCTCGGTTCACAAATGCAACTGCTGGCCCATCTCGTCCtgccccttctcctcaagctGCGAGCTCAAATGTTCCTAAATCTGCTTCCATACCAGCTCCTGCCACCATCAAACATCGAACTTCTCTCCCTACCAACGCTTTCGAGCGTCCTCCTTTACCCCCTCAAGCTGGGCCATCTCGGCCGCACCCCGCGGAAAAGCTCAAGACTCCCCAGtttatctcttctctgTTTACATCTGCTCCCCTCCCAGGAGTAAAGTCGTCTGTTGCTCCAGAGATATCTACCGGCGCCCCGTCTAATGCACCTGTGGACACGACAACATTCCAGGGTCTGGGCCTCAACAAGCTCCTTATCAACCatttgaaagggaaaatgGGAGTAGAGAAGCCGACAGGTATCCAACGAAACTGTTTGCCTTACATGCTCTCGTCCCCTTTGAACCCTGACAAGAAGGCTGGGGATGAAGGCCCGAAAGAGGAACCCCTTCGCGATGTCCTCATACAGGCGCAGACTGGTTCCGGTAAAACTCTTTCCTATCTCCTTCCTATCGTCCAGACTCTTCTACCTCTGTCAAGGTTATCGTACATAGACCGCTCCATCGGTACTTTGGCCATCATCCTAGCACCCACTCGAGAACTCGCCCAGCAAATTTCCAAGGTGCTCGAACAGCTTTTGCATATGTCCTTTGCTGCATCCAAGGAAGGTAgtgacgacgaggatgaggacgataGACCATTCACTCGATGGTTAGTATCTGGTTTATTAACCGGTGGATCAACGAGGACACATGAAAAAGCAAAGTTGAGGAAAGGTGTTCCGATCCTGGTGTCTACTCCCGGTCGACTGTTGGACCACTTGCAGAACACTATGTCTTTCCAGTGCGCCAAGACGATGTTTCTCGTTCTTGATGAAGCGGATAGACTTATGGACCTTGGTTTTGAAGAGACTATTCAGGGTATCATCAAGGCGCTGGAGGGTAGAAGGAGAAATGAAATTAACAttgagaaagagatggataaaGAGGGAGGTGGTACCATGCGTTGGCCCTTTTGGGACCGAGGACGACTCAATGTCCTGTGTTCCGCTACTGTCGATGCCAAGGTCGAGAGACTTGCGGGAGCTGCTCTGAGAGACCCCGTTCTGTTCCGTTcggagaaggacgaggcagaggccaagaagaaggccgaaggcaaagatgaCGCTGTCATTAAAGCTCTCAACGAAGCTCAGGCCATAGTAATTCCTCAGGAATCTGAAGAGAAGTTTACTCCACCTTCCCAACTTTCGCAAAAATATGTGGTTCTGCCTACCAAGCTTCGACTTGTCGCACTTGTTGCTCTCCTCCGATCACTTATTTCGTCTGTGGCCAAGGGCATAAGTGTAAGTAATGGTACGAAGGTTATTGTGTTTTTGAGCTCTACGGATGCAGTAGACTTCCACTGGAAGCTACTCGGTGGAGTGCAGATGGGTCAGCAAGGACAACAGgcagatggagaaaaggaagaagatgaggaggaagaaggagaaagtgTCGAGGAACGCGAATCTGACGGCGAATCGAAAGCCAAGAAGAGCAAACGAAAGGCCAAATCCAAATCTACCGACGACATTGTGTCTCTcgcctctcctcttttcccaaACACTACCCTTCATCGATTGCACGgttccctccctcttcgTACCCGTCTCGCCTCCCTCAAGGCTTTtgccacctcttcttcccagccCTCTGTACTCTTCGCCACTTCGGTAGCTTCGCGCGGTCTcgatcttcctcttgtcAGGGCGGTCGTACAATACGATCTTCCCACAGAAGGTGGTGCGAACGAGTACGTGCACAGAGTTGGTCGTACCGCCCGAGCGGGTAAGGGTGGTGAGGCATGGGCATTTGTCTCGCCCAGTGAGGAAGGCTGGGTGAAGTGGATCGAGGGTAAGATGGGCGCCGCCGAAGGCAAGAGTGGTGTAAACCTTGGTCAAGTTGGTGTGGAGGATGTCTTGAGAAAAGGATTCGGGGGCAAGTCATACGAATACGAAGCGAGAGCGACGGATGTGCAGTTGAGCTTTGAAAATTGGGTTTTGGCATCTGAGCAA AATGCTGCGCTCGCGCGAAAAGCTTTCGCTTCCTTCGTCCGAGCTTACTCTACCCACCCTCTCGAGGAGAAGCAATTCTTCCACACAAAGTTGCTTCATTTGGGTCATTTGGCCAAATCCTTTGCGTTGCGAGAAGCGCCTGCTCAGTTAGCCAGTGCTCTTTCAGCTGGTAAATCCAAAAGACCCAAGTCCAAGGCTGCATCTAGCGCCACCCATCcaggaaagaggaagagagatgaggatgaggatgagatggaagagcgaGGAGGCAAGGAGTTGACTGCTAGAAACGAGacagagagaagaatgtACGAGGCGGTCAGGAAGCAAGGAAGGACGATCaagagtggtggtaagCTGGGAGAGTTCTCCGGGAAAGGCCAGAACAAGGGACAAAAGGCAGCAGCAACTGGAGGAGAATTCCATATTGTCAATACgggagagttggagaggCTGGTCGCAAGGAGGAAGTAA
- a CDS encoding hypothetical protein (HMMPfam hit to NUDIX, NUDIX domain, score: 44.7, E(): 2.6e-10), whose amino-acid sequence MSLGSEFQGFKQWKSLEERGISSEVLETLTDESRECLERLANYDSHSVHDFGIVKQAAVLVVLFQREADDKLHVLLTTRAKTLRRHPSQTALPGGKVDPEDRDATHTARREAFEEVNLPLEHPSIHNLTVLEPVMTILPLNAHMKNHIIVIPTVCFLSDTSLLEHLRPSPDEVDAIFTHPLKGCLTGTVEGKDLEGLAEKGSEWWPHKEEFHSIEDRIGTTGGYRMHRFRTKRTPIKGLTSDVLIHAASVAYGSPPAFGQFAPNQPPFSSAISNVVLELPCVIDQSTAASIPGEPPRVLEWGGTEAGIRIISREQYELV is encoded by the exons ATGAGTCTAGGATCAGAATTTCAAGGTTTCAAACAGTGGAAATCGTTAGAAGAACGAGGCATCTCTTCCGAGGTATTGGAGACGCTCACAGATGAGTCCAGGGAATGCTTGGAAAGACTCGCGAATTACGATTCACACTCTGTCCATGA CTTCGGCATAGTGAAGCAGGCAGCTGTTCTGGTTGTCTTGTTCCAAAGAGAGGCCGATGATAAACTGCATGTCTTGTTGACTACCAGGGCTAAGACACTTCG GAGACATCCATCTCAGACT GCGCTTCCAGGTGGAAAGGTGGATCCAGAAGATAGAGATGCAACACATACAGCT agaagagaagcttTTGAAGAGGTCaatcttcccctcgaaCATCCTTCAATACATAACCTGACCGTACTCGAACCTGTAATGACCATCTTGCCTTTAAATGCTCATATGAAGAACCACATCATTGTCATTC CTACCGTGTGCTTCCTCTCTGACACGTCATTGTTGGAACATCTTCGACCAAGTCCAGATGAGGTGGACGCTATCTTCACTCATCCGCTCAAAGGATGTTTGACTGGCACAGTAGAAGGAAAGGACCTTGAGGGGCTGGCagaaaaaggaagtgaATGGTGGCCACATAAAGAGGAATTTCAT TCAATCGAGGATAGAATAGGA ACTACCGGGGGCTACCGAATGCAT CGTTTTAGGACGAAAAGGACACCTATAAAGGGGCTAACATCAGATGT GTTGATTCATGCGGCATCTGTAGCTTATGGATCTCCTCCGGCCTTTGGACAGTTTGCTCCCAATCAACCTCCATTTTCGAGCGCCATCTCAAATGTCGTCTTGGAGTTGCCTTGCGTCATTGACCAGAGCACTGCGGCGTCAATCCCGGGTGAACCCCCTAGGGTCCTCGAGTGGGGAGGTACCGAGGCTGGTATACGGATCATCAGCCGAGAACAGTACGAGTTAGTTTAG